From one Dryobates pubescens isolate bDryPub1 unplaced genomic scaffold, bDryPub1.pri scaffold_127_arrow_ctg1, whole genome shotgun sequence genomic stretch:
- the LOC104297486 gene encoding protein S100-A11, with protein CSLQPTETERCIESLLAVFQRYAGRDGNSCTLSKREFLAFMNTELAAFTKNQKDPAVVDRMMKKLDLNSDGQLDFQEFLNLIGGIAVACHNSLLVSSPAP; from the exons tgctccctgcagcccaccgAGACCGAGCGCTGCATCGAGTCCCTCCTGGCCGTCTTCCAGCGCTACGCAGGGAGGGATGGGAACAGCTGCACCCTGTCCAAGAGGGAGTTCCTGGCCTTCATGAACACTGAGCTGGCTGCTTTCACCAAG aACCAGAAGGACCCAGCTGTGGTGGACAGGATGATGAAGAAGCTGGACCTGAACAGCGACGGGCAGCTGGACTTCCAGGAGTTCCTCAACCTCATCGGGGGCATAGCAGTGGCCTGCCACAACAGCCTGCTggtcagcagccctgccccctga